The Episyrphus balteatus chromosome 3, idEpiBalt1.1, whole genome shotgun sequence genome segment CCGGACTGGCAGTTTTTATTGGAATAGTATTTTTCATTACCACCTGGGCTATGGGCTATTACTGGCTTGATTCAGTAGTCTTTTTGATTGCTATTATTGTCGCTAATGTTCCCGAAGGTCTCTTAGCCACAGTCACAGTAACCTTAACCTTGACTGCCAAAAGAATGGCTTCAAGAAATTGCTTAGTTAAAAATCTCGAAGCTGTAGAAACTTTAGGTTCAACTTCGATAATTTGCTCGGATAAAACTGGAACGCTTACTCAAAACCGTATGACAGTTTCACACATGTGGTatgataattatatttttgattttgacacTACTGAAAATCGAAACTTTAACAATGACTTGAGAAGCCATAGCGATGGATTTCAAGCCTTGGCTCGATGTGCTATGCTCTGCAGTCGAGCAGTATTCAAAGAACATCAAGAAAGGGtttcaattttgaagaaaaccgTTATTGGAGATGCTTCTGAAGCAGCTTTGTTAAAGTTTATGGAATTGGAAGTGggcaatgttataccatttcgTAGGGAGAATAAAAAAGTTGCAGAAATACCTTTCAATTCGACAAATAAATATCAAGTCTCCATACACGAAACTCAAGATCCAACAGATTCCAGATACCTACTTGTTATGAAAGGTGCTCCTGAAAAAATCCTTGAACGTTGCTCGACGATATTTGTAAATGGCGAAGACAGAATCCTTGACGGTGATATGGTTACCGCATTTTATAACGCATATGATGAGTTGGGAACCCTTGGAGAACGTGTTTTGGGTTTTTGTGATTTCTTGCTGCCATCTGCAGAATTCCCTCCCAACTTTCACTTTGACATTGAAAACATAAACTTTCCAATTGAGAATCTTCGATTTCTCGGTCTTATTTCAATGATTGATCCTCCACGAGCTTCTGTGCCAAATGCAGTCTCCAAATGTCGTTCAGCTGGTATCAAAGTTATCATGGTAACTGGTGATCATCCAATAACTGCTAAAGCAATAGCTGAAAAAGTTGGAATTTTATCAAATGAAACTGAGACTATTGATGATATTGCTAAAAGATTGGATATCCCTTCTTCCAAAGTGTCTCCTCGTGATGCATCGGCAATTGTTGTTCATGGTGggaatttgaaagaaatgtcTGCAGAAGAATTGGATGAAATTCTTCGAAATCACTTGGAAATTGTATTTGCTCGAACTTCTCCACAGCAAAAATTGATAATTGTTGAAGGTTTACAGAGATTGGGTGCAATAGTTGCTGTAACTGGTGATGGTGTCAATGATTCTCCGGccttgaaaaaagctgatattggTATTGCAATGGGTATCAGTGGATCGGATGTTTCCAAAGAAGCTGCTGATATGATTCTTCTTGATGATAATTTTGCTTCAATAGTTACTGGTATCGAAGAAGGTCGattgatttttgataatttgaaaaaatccatTGCATATACTCTCACGTCGAATATTCCTGAAATTACTCCATTTCTAGCCTATATCCTGATAAATATTCCACTTCCTTTGGGAACAGTCACGATTTTATGCATTGATTTGGGAACTGATATGGTACCGGCAATATCGTTGGCATATGAAAAGCCTGAAAGTGATATAATGCATCGTCTTCCGAGAGATCCAAATGCTGATAAATTGGTCAATGAAAAACTTATTTCAATGGCTTACGGACAGATTGGTTTTATTCAAGCAGCAGCTGGGTTTTATACTTATTTTGTTATAATGGCCGAGAATGGTTTCTTACCGAAGAGACTCTTTGATCTGCGATATGAATGGGATTCAGTAGCTATTAATGATCTGGAAGATTCGTTTGGTCAAGAATGGACttatagagatagaaaaattttagaatacacTTGTCAAACTGGATTTTTTGTGGCAATTGTAATTGTACAATGGGCTGATCTTATTATTTGCAAGACTCGTCGGAATTCAATTGTTCAGCAAGGTATGAGTAATTGGGTGTTGAATTTTGCTTTAGTTTTCGAAACGGCAGTGGCGTTATTTCTTTGTTACGGACCAGGCATGGGAAAGGCTTTGCATATGTATCCGTTAAAGTTAAGATGGTGGCTGCCAGCTTTGCCATTTAGTTTGCTAATTTGGGCTTATGATGAAGGAAGGCGTTTTTTGATGCGAAGGAAGCCCGGGGGATGGGTGGAGCAAGAGACGTactattagtttatttttttataattatatttcttttttttttattaaataaatatgaatgAATTTATCTTCCGTAATCTGTGTTATTAAAACTGATTCCAAGTCCTATCACAATATACAAGGCAGATTTAGTGATGAAGTTCACCTGAAGTCGAGGTCCGACAACTGCTGATTTGATGATATACGATTGAACCAAGCCTTAGAACTCAGTCTTTTCTTTGTAATATGAATGATGAAGCCTTATTTTCGTTACAAGTTAATAACTtacctgaaaaataaaaaaataaaaagtttaaaatggttaatacaaaacattttcattaaatatttaaattaaaaaaacttaaaaacgatATCAGAATataatagtaaaaaattaaaagagagaagttacgttttttttaaacattttctaaaTTATTCCTCAATTATATTTTCAGTCACGAACACCCTGTTCGACAGGaatactaacaaaataaaaaagtctcCCCTTTATTTTTAGTCTTTGATGAGCTTTTAAACAGCGCCATCTCACAACAAAATAGTTATACTTTTGTATAATTCTCtgcaagtttatttttgtttacgttttgtCGGCTTTTTAAAAGAATGTACCTTTTGTTTTAGTTCTAAAATAAAAAGCTATTTTCCCCAACAGATTATTCCAAGAGGGGTaagcttttttagtacattttcgAAGGGTGGTCTAGTTTAGCGGTGTCTAAAAGTGAGAGTGAATTATATTTGTGATACCACCCTGAATGAAATTTTGTCAGTCGAATTGACTCAAAATCTTCATTGTCAATTTGGTAATCATTTATAAGTTTGTATTTATTGCTTGATGTATAAAATACTTGGtctaaatgttttcaaaattagcttagtttctataaaaattttgcTACCAATACATAAAAGTTTCGTGTGCTTGATAATAATCTTAAATAATTAACTCAACTATTAATTTGGGGTTGATATTGACATGATTTCGCTTTATGGTGTATGTGAGTTTATTGTGTCTTACTATACCCGATTAAATCATAACgtcattaatttatcaaataaagccCTTACATGAAGGTTAACAAGTGAAGTGGAAAAATATAGAGATATACCTATGAATACTCTTCCGACTTTTAGGGTAGCTTAGTTTTAGTTCCGATATTGGATGATTAtctcaatataatttttttttaaatacgacGGAGAGGACTAGAGATTATGCAGCAAAGAAACGAAATGAACGTATTAACTCgtaaataaaataaggaagcaAACAGATCTAATGTTCAATCATCTTCCAAATTTTCAAATGAGATACCTTTCTTAAATCTTATGGATATGAATCACTAGCAACGCAAGAGatgcatacatatattttttgcaCCTAAACAAGGGATCTCTGGTGCAAAATGTAAGCCCtaacaaaattgaaagaaaagtgTATGTACTTTTAAATTGAGTTGAACATCCTTTTATTTCAGtttaatcttttaaattcaataaGCATGCAAATGAAATAAATGAGAAATCCGTTCATTTTTAACAggtacacttaattttttaagaagaaaattcttattaaaatgaaatgattgtaatatagtccagtaattttaggttttatctgcggaaaaattcctactgggctcgattttggtatagaccttcgttacggcgttgtaatgaagatgtgaaaaatcgacattgatatcgcgtccgcgttagaagttatagaggtcaaaaggtcacaaaaatcagtttttcgcatgtatctcgtgacctgttgctcggaggtcaataggggtctatggaaaatctgttcgtcttaaaattatctacatatattgccttatgcatttttctgtgaaTCCAATCGTTTTCGGAAAAGAGCTGTTTCAAGCGTAGACATAATACATGACACGTAATAataagtttgttttatttaagagtgaataattcagtatttgaatactgaaaaatacatgtgtaatctcttttgctttttattaatacgtttttataagtttcacttGTAATCCATATTCAAACTAAgttactaactaacttactaactaacttactaactaactaacttactaagtTACTTAGCTACTAACtaactatttaataaaatcttagcAATTAATTTTGACTCTCTGGTCAAAATTACCTACCCTGAGACGTTTTGGTCTCAGGGTAAAAACATTTGAgggtcaaaacaccccaaatcaatcttagACTATTTCTAAGAGTCATATCGAAACTTTTATCTAGTTTGAATGACTACGTTATAATATAGTCCGAAAGCGGTTGGATTTACAggaaaatgcataaggcaatatttgtagataattttaagacgaacagattttccatTGACctctattgacctccgagcaacaggtcacgagatatatgcgaaaactgattttcgtgaccttttgacctctataacttctaacgcggacgcgatatcaatgtcgatttttcacatcttcgtTGTTAtgacaacgccgtaacgaaggtctataccaaaatcgagcccagtaggaatttttccgcagattggggtaaaaaatgccAAAAAGTGCTAATAGCactcaaaactttttaaatccatttgtttttgtttttttttaagaagacaggcgattaaacaaaaaaaagtaggtatggtTCTTTTTGGAACGTAATGCCTTGAGACTTTAGTTCTATTGATACAACATAATTTCGCCCCACATTTAAATTCAAGAcaacaattttataaatatgaCAATCGGTGAAGTGACAACTCACTATTTTACTAAAGTAAATGatttaatagctgcgttcctttggaaatatttatctactttttagtacttaaaactactttgaactacttttgctatattgaaaaagtagttcaaagcagctttaagtactaaaaagtagataaatatttccaaaggaacgcagctaataagaAGGAATCTAAAgagtcactatggtgtatgagtaattttttttaattttttttagactttttttgttgagattgttttattttcttgaataatTAGCCAAACTAGTAAACCACTCTGTAACCTTTCAAATGGTTCAATTGGTCATGTTACACcaaaaggtaatttttaacattgtcaTATGTACGATTTAAAACCCATATACTAATTTTTTTGACCAACTCATAACTTACCTTAAATCTGCATCTTTTTCAAGTATATACCGTCTAAAGGTTAAAAGCAACTATATGTATGTAAAACACACATTATGTGTAAGCAAAACACCTTCCGAGAGATGTTACATAGATTTTAGGGGTATATTTAGCAGGTATATGCAACGAATGTTGAACGTATATCTTACAGTAGTAGGGAAGCTACTGATGcctttaaaaatgcatttctttttttttcaccgGTAACCTcgtaaaaatcaatttgttttcaatagCACTTACCTATAGATACATAAGTTTGAGACAAAACACTTATAAGACAAGTAGATGGAGGGTGTCATATAGGTAAAAACCAGCCCggtaaatatttttagaaattcgataaaaataatttttaatattcaaacaaTTGGGGAAAAAGacagaaatttaaaaagttttaaatattgttattaCTATCTGCAGAGAATATTTgttgaatgtgaaaaattaaacagCAAGTTAATCAATGCAATAATTTCTCCTGTATTCTAAATTCAAGAGCCtagtatttttaaaatgattcatAAGTTTGTTCACATTTTCAGCTAATAATCTTACATGATTATTTGTTGATATATGAGTATGTCCAATGCATAATATCAACCCAGACCCTTAATATGTATCTTGCCTTCAAGGCTCTTGCTGTTTTACTAAAATAGCTTCTGTGTGGATTTCTCTCAACACGCTTTACCACCCGCTAGCATAAGCTAGTACTGCTTCTGTTGACATTAAAACCATAAAAGCTGTATAGCATACTTTCAGTTAAATAAACTTAACGTATGAAAGACTACCAACCTAGTTGAATATAATGCAACCCCACCGCGGTTTCCACTTTGTTAAAGAAGCTACATAAAGAATAATAGATATGAACGATGCctgtgtttcttttttattttgtataaaaattaaacGTTCTAGAGAAGGTTTAATGTCCTCCTAGTGCATGCGTATAGAGTCACAAAATAAAGAATACTACTGGGTTGTATGTAGATGACCTAatggattaataaaaaaagacaaagaaaagtaggatatttgatatttttgtaaaagaatttttattttttattaaaacaaacccatagctaaaaaaaaaaatgtcctgtTGTTGCtgaaaatattcaaatgaaactttttaaatgcaattacatatatttatttttctaggaAAGTGACcgcaaaaaatgatattttcggCTGATAGGCTTTCAAAGTTAACTAGCTACTTAAACTGTGCAAAGAAAAATGTATCAACCAAATAATATCTGAAAACATGCACGAAATTTTGTACTACACAAATCATTCGTAGCTTCTAAAATATAGAACACATTTTGAATGATTTAGATTTTTTCGTAATTAATTAAGTATACTATAATcggggttgtaaaaaatcatttttcttttaatgcatttgttttcccttacaaattaaaaacaaatatttattacaaataataaattttggtataaaaaacaaaaatatttgcattgaaaataaaatttatattgcaaataaaaatattttgcattataaaaatttattgcaaatatgtacctaaaaaattttctgaactgaaaaaaaaaaaatcaatgcaaaatgtgtttaatttcttacaattttgactatttggccttaCATTTGGTTcgatattatagttgaaattgCTAATGTTTGGTCAAATAGCAAAATTGTAAGACATTTgacgaatatttaaaataaatatttaatgcctacattttgcattgcattttttttgttttttttttcaatgcaaacaattttgtatttccaataaatttttttctaatgcaaaatatttttatttgcaataaaaattttattttcaatataaatatttttcagttgcaataacatttttttagtgtaattttctttttatttgcagcaaaaatttttttttttgcaaatacctatgtacatattttccagttgtaataaatttttttttaatgcaaattttttt includes the following:
- the LOC129917222 gene encoding sodium/potassium-transporting ATPase subunit alpha-like gives rise to the protein MSRPNIPMDDLKTELNIDYHKIPLEELIQRFDTHLEKGLTHAKANAIFDRDGPNTLTPPEHTSQWLKFIKHLCGGFAILLWAGAFLCILSFAIQASNSTIPTDEENLYLGLVLAAVVIISGLFSFYQESRSSKIMESFKKLIPQYANVIREGEIFHISSAFLVVGDLVQVKAGDRLPADIRIIESNGFKVDNSSLTGESEPQSRNPKFTHENPLETKNLAFYSTNAIEGVAKGIVINCGDMTVMGRIARLTSGLKATETPIAKEIGHFINLITGLAVFIGIVFFITTWAMGYYWLDSVVFLIAIIVANVPEGLLATVTVTLTLTAKRMASRNCLVKNLEAVETLGSTSIICSDKTGTLTQNRMTVSHMWYDNYIFDFDTTENRNFNNDLRSHSDGFQALARCAMLCSRAVFKEHQERVSILKKTVIGDASEAALLKFMELEVGNVIPFRRENKKVAEIPFNSTNKYQVSIHETQDPTDSRYLLVMKGAPEKILERCSTIFVNGEDRILDGDMVTAFYNAYDELGTLGERVLGFCDFLLPSAEFPPNFHFDIENINFPIENLRFLGLISMIDPPRASVPNAVSKCRSAGIKVIMVTGDHPITAKAIAEKVGILSNETETIDDIAKRLDIPSSKVSPRDASAIVVHGGNLKEMSAEELDEILRNHLEIVFARTSPQQKLIIVEGLQRLGAIVAVTGDGVNDSPALKKADIGIAMGISGSDVSKEAADMILLDDNFASIVTGIEEGRLIFDNLKKSIAYTLTSNIPEITPFLAYILINIPLPLGTVTILCIDLGTDMVPAISLAYEKPESDIMHRLPRDPNADKLVNEKLISMAYGQIGFIQAAAGFYTYFVIMAENGFLPKRLFDLRYEWDSVAINDLEDSFGQEWTYRDRKILEYTCQTGFFVAIVIVQWADLIICKTRRNSIVQQGMSNWVLNFALVFETAVALFLCYGPGMGKALHMYPLKLRWWLPALPFSLLIWAYDEGRRFLMRRKPGGWVEQETYY